In the Sandaracinus amylolyticus genome, GATGCCCGTGAAGCGGGTGGCTCGCGCGGTCGTCGGGTCGCGCTGAGCGACTCCGCGTGCGAGGAGCCAACGCTCGGAGCCGTCCTTGTGCTGGGCGCGGTGCACGCGCTCCCACTCCCGGCCCGTCCCGTCGAGGTGGGCTTGCAGGCTCGCCGCGGCGTGATCCTGGTCTTCGGCGAAGAAGAGCGCGACGACGGCGGCGAGGTCAGCCGTCCTGTCGTCGCCCGCGTAGCCGAGGAGCTGGAACACGTTCGTGTACGTCGCACGGCCGATCGCGCCATCGACGATGTCGTAGTCCCAAGTGCACGCCGTCGAGCCGAGGATCGAGAGCTCGAGCCGCTCTCGATTCCGGCGTGCTTCTTCCTCGGCCGCCTTGAGGGCCGTGACGTCGACGCTCGTCCCGACGAAGCTGCGCGGAGCGCCATCGGCGTCGCGCGTGACGATGCCGCGCGCGAGGTTCCAGTGGATCGATCCGTCGTGGTGCCGGACGCGGTACTCGGCTTCGAAGGTCGGGGTGTCGCCGCGGATGCACGCCTCGAGCACGGCCATCACGGAGGGCTGGTCCTCTTGGAGCACGACCAGCCCGAGGCTCGCCGAGAACGTGCTCGGGACCGTCGCGGGATCGTAGCCGAGCGACTCCCAGACGTTGAGGAAGGTCGCTCGCGCGTCGTCGATCTGGCTGTCGACGAAGTCGAACTGCCAGACGTAGACCCTCGAGAGTGTCGTCGCGAGCTCGAGCAGCAACGTTGCCCGCCGCGTCTCCTCCTCCGCCTGCTTCTGGGCCGTGATGTCGACGGTGGTGCTGATGAAGCGGAGCGGCTTGCCCTCGGGGCTCCGGATGACGCGACCGTGCACGCAACGCCACCGAGGTGAACCGTCGGGGGAGACGTTCGCTCGATACTCGAAGCGCACCTCGTCCCTCTGCCCTCGGATGCACTCGTCGATCGCGGCGGTCAGCGGCTCCCGGTGCTCCGGCGCGAGGACTTCCATGAGGGCATCCCAACGCACGCCCACGACACCCAGGCTGCGCAGGCGCGCGGTCCAGGAGAAGTACTCGAGCACGCGCCCCTGCATGATCGAGTCGCCGTGGAGCTCCCAGGTCCAGATCGACATGTCCGAGCCGCGGAGCGCGAACTCGATCGTCTCGCGCAGCTGGCGTCTCTCCTCCTCGCCGCGCCTCTCGACGCTGATGTCGATCGAGATCGCGCGCAGCGCCGAGGGCTCGCCGCTCGGGTGGCGGGAGACGGTCCCGCGGATGCGTCGCCAGCGGATCGACCCATCGGGGAGCGTGAGCGAGTGCTCGGTCTCGAAGTCCGGAGTCGTTCCGTCGGCGCACGCCTCGATGGCCCGGATGCACTCGTCTCGGTCGCGGACGCCGACTCCGTCCTGCGCGAGCACCGCCGACAGCGTCGGCCACGCGCTCGTGTCGTCCGACCGGAGATCGTCGTCGGGCACCTGGCGGCAGCTCGCCGCCGCGCCGTCGACGAAGACGAACTCCCAGGGCGTCAGCCCGCTGGCCTCCTTCGCCCGCCGGAGCTGGTCTTCGAGCTTTCGTACGCGCGCTTCGAGGCGCTCGTGGTGGAGGGCAGGCGCAGACAAGGTGGGTTCGCCGGCTCCGGCGTCGCAGCGCCGAGCAAGCGACAGGCCAGCACGCAGGACGCCCGGTCTCGTCAGCGGAGAGGGGCCAATAGTTGGTCCGAGTGACCAACTATTGGCCCGGGCGGCAGCTTTTTGGGCGCCGCGACCGCCGACGGCGTGCGGGACGACTTCGTTGGCCGGGAGGACTTCGGTTGCCCTTCCTGGATTTGAAGTCCAGTCGGGGCAACTTCGGTTGTCGTTCCCTGGACTTGAAATCCAGTTTCGACGATCGCGATCGTCGTTCCGGGCCCTGAAATCGCCGGGCCATGATCGCGATCGTCCCCGCGCGATTCCACCGCGTTCCACGGCGACCCAGCTCGTCGCCGCCCGCCCTGCGGCGCACGCTCGTGTCGCGTGCTCGCGCGCGGCACCCACGTGCGAGACTGCGGACCCCTGATGGATCGAAGGCTGATCGAGAGCGAGAGCGCGGCCTCGCGCGTGGCCAGCGCGGCCGCGTGGCTCGGCGCGCGTCGCGCGTCGCCGGTGTGGATCGTCGGCGCGCGTCGCGAGCCGGTGGACGTGCTGGTGCGTCGCGTCGCGTACGAGCAGGGCGCGGCGCTCGCTTGGGACCGCACCACGCTCGACGCGCTCGCGGGGCGCATCGCGGCGCGCGCGCTCGCGCGTCGGGGGCTCACACCGGTCGCGGGCACCGCGGTCGAGGCGCTCTGCGCGCGACTGCTGCATCGCATGCGGGCGCGAGAGCCGGCGCGGCTCGGTCGCTATGCCGCGATCGCCGATCGACCGGGGCTGCCCCGCGCGCTCGCGTCGACGCTCGAGGAGCTCGCGCATGCCGATCTCGCGCCCGAGGTGGTGCGCGCGCACGCCCCCGACCTTGCGGCGATCTACGCGGCCTATCGCGACGAGCTGCCGGCGCTCGGGCTCGCGGATCGCGCGACGGTGCTCGAGCACGCGACCGCGACGCTGCGCGAGGGCCGCGCGGTCGACGCCGATCGTGCGGTGCTGCTGCTCGACGTGCGGGTGCGATCGCGGCTCGAGGCCGATCTCGTGGCGGCACTGATCGCGCGCGCACCGAGCGCGCTGGTGACGATCCCGCGAGGCGACGAGCGCACCCGCGCGCTGCTCTGCGAGCGCATCGATCTCGCGATCGAGAGCGCGACGCACGAGGTCGAGGTCGCGCCGGCGCTGCGCGCGCTGCAGGCACGCATCTTCGAGGACGCGCGCGAAGCAGTCGCGAACGACGAAGCGGTCGAGATCCTCTCGGCGCCGGGCGAGAGCCGCGAGTGCGTGGAGATCGGGCGGCGCGTGCTCACCGCGGCGCGCGAGGGGACGCGCTTCGATCGCATGGCGGTGCTGCTCCGTGCGCCCGAGCGCTACGGCGTGCACCTCGCGGAGGCGTTCCGTCGCGCCGGCATTCCCGCGTCGTTCAGCCGCGGTGCACGTCGCCCCGATCCGACCGGTCGCGCACTGCTGGCGCTGCTCGCGTGCGCTGCCGAGGGGCTCTCGGCGCGGGCGTTCGGCGAGTACCTGTCGCTCGGCGTGGTGCCCGATGCCGAGGGCGGCGCGCCGCCCGGCGCGAAGGGCGCGCGTGCGCGCTTCGTGCCCGCCGACGAAGAGCTCGCGGCGACCGAGGACGAGGGCGACGACGAGAGCGGGCTCGCGCCGATCGACGAGGACGCGTACGACGAGAGCGCGCCGGTGCGCGTCGGCACGCTGCGCGCGCCGCGCCGGTGGGAGCAGCTGATCGTCGAGGCCGCGGTGATCGGCGGGCGCGATCGCTGGGCGCGCCGCATCGAGGGCGCGATCGCCGGCGCGCGCCGCGCCCGCGCGGATCTCGAAGATCCCGATGACGTCGAGGGCCGCCGCCACGCGCGCCGCATCGCCGATCTCGAGGCGCTGCGCGACTTCGCGCTGCCGCTGATCGACGCGCTCGCGACGCTCCCCGCGCGTGCGACGTGGGCCGCGTGGATCGACGCGCTCTCCGCGCTCGCGACCCGCGCGCTGCGTGATCCGCGCCGTGTGCTCGCGGTGCTCGCATCGCTCGCGCCGATGGGCGACGTGGGCCCGGTCGATCTCGCCGAGGTGCGCACCGTGCTCACGCCGCGCCTCCGTGAAGAGCCGGCGCGCGTCGCGAGCGAAGAGAGCGTCGGTCAGGTGCTCGTGTGCACGATCGAGGAGGCACGCGGCCGAGAGCTCGACGTGGTGTTCGTGCCCGGGCTCGCGGAGAAGCTCTTCCCCGCGAAGGTCGTCGAAGATCCGCTCCTGCTCGACGCGACGCGCGAGGCGATCTCCGACGCACTGATCACCCGTCGCGAGCGCGGCGCGGAAGAGCGCCTCGCGCTGCGCATCGCGCTCGGCGCGGCGAGCAAGCGCGTCGTCGCGTCGATCCCGCGCATCGACGTGGAGCGCGCGCGGCCGCGGGTGCCTTCGTTCTACGCGCTCGAGATCGCGCGTGCGATCGAGGGGCGCCTGCCTTCGTACGAAGAGCTCGGACGTCGCGCCGAGATCGCGGGCGCGGCGCGCCTCGGATGGCCGGCGCCCGATCACCCCGAGCTCGCGATCGACGCGGCGGAGCACGACCTCTCGGTGCTCGGCGCGCTCGTCGATCTCCCGCCCAAGGCGCGGATCGGGCGCGCGGCGTACCTCGTGGCGGCGAGCCCGATCGTCGCGCGCGCGCTGCGTGCTCGGTGGGCGCGCTGGGACAAGAAGCGCTGGCGCCCGCAGGACGGAATGGTGGAGCCCGAGGAGGGCGTGCGCGCGATCCTCGCCGAGCATCGCCTCGATCGCCGTGCGTACTCCGCGACCGCGCTCGAGAGCTTCGCGATGTGCCCCTACAAGTTCTATCTGCGCACGATCATCCGGCTCGAGCCGCGCGAGGTGCCCGAGCCGCTCGAGATGCTCGACCCCGCGCAGCGCGGGACGCTGGTGCACGCGGCGCAGTTCCGCTTGCTGGTGCGCCTGCGCGAGGAGGGTGCGCTGCCGCTCGTTCCGGCGTCGCTCGAGCACGCGCTCGTGGTGCTCGACGAAGAGCTCGATCGCGTCGCGCGCACCACCGCGGAGGAGCTCGCGCCCGCGATCCCGAAGGTGTGGGAGGACACGCTCGCCGCGGTGCGCCAGGACCTGCGCGAGTGGCTGCATCGCATGAGCGAAGATCCGAGCTGGGTCCCTTCGCGCTTCGAGCTCGCGTTCGGCATCCCCGCCGGCGACGAGCGCGACGCGGCGAGCCTGCACGACCCCGTGCCGCTGTCCATCGGCATGCGCCTGCGCGGTGCGATCGATCTCGTGGAAGAGCGCGAGGGCTCGCTGCGCGCGACCGATCACAAGACCGGCAGCGCATGGACCAAGCCCGGCCAGCGCGTGATGGGTGGCGAGAAGCTCCAGCCCATCCTCTACGCGCTCGCGCTCGAGGCGATCTTCCCGGAGCGCACGGTGTGGGGCGGGCGTCTCTACTACTGCACCGACAAGGGCCGCTACACCGAGGTCGAGGTCCCGCTCGACGACGACTCGCGCGCTGCGATCACGAAGGTGACCACGACGATCGATCAGCACGTGCGCGACGGGTTCCTCCCGCCCGCGCCGAGCGAGAAGGCGTGCAGCTTCTGCGACTACGCGGTGATCTGCGGCCCGCACGAGCGTCGTCGCACGATGCGCAAGGAGGGTGATCGCCTGGTCGGCATCGACTCGCTGCGGAGGATGCCGTGACCAGCCTCCCCGCCGATCACGAGGCGCGCGCCCGCATCGCGAACGACCACGCGACGTCGCTCTTGGTCGAGGCCGCGGCGGGCACCGGCAAGACCACCGCGCTGGTGACGCGCCTGGTCTCGATGCTGCGCACCGGCGCGTGCGAGCTGCGCGGCGTCGTCGCGATGACGTTCACCGACAAGGCCGCGGGCGAGATGACGCTGCGCCTGCGCGCCGCGCTCGAAGAGGCGCGCGCCGAGGCGAACGACGAGACCGAGCGTGCCCGCGCGGAGCGCGCGCTCGAGCAGCTCGAGACCGCGCGGGTGGGCACGATCCACGGCTTCTGCGCCGACTTGTTGCGCGAGCGGCCGGTCGAGGCGGGCGTCGATCCCAGCTTCTCGGTGCTCGCCGACGACGAGTCCGACGCGCTCGTGCAGCGGGCGATCGGCGACGAGCTCGGCACCGCGCTCGCGACGCCCGGCGAAGGGATCCGCCGCCTGCTCCGCCGCACCAGCCGGGAGCAGGAGACCGCGCGCGAGCGCCTGCGCGACGCGGTGCGCACGCTGATCGAGCATCGTGATCACCCCACGCCGTGGCGTCGTGATCCCTTCGATCGGGATGCCGCGATCGACACGATCCTGATCGACTTCGCCGAGCTCGCGGCGCTCGCGCCGAAGGCGACGACGCCCAGCGACTGGTGCGCGAAGAGTCTGTTGCTCTTCCAGCGCTTCATGGGCGACGTCGAGGTGCGCGAGCGGACGCTGCCGCGCGATCACGATGGGCTCGAGGCCGCGCTGGTCGACGTCGCGCGCAAGAAGGAGTGGGGCTGGAAGGGCGCCGGGAAATTCTTCGCGCCCGGCGTGCTGCGCGCCGACGTGCTCGCGAAGCGCGACGCGCTGAAGGCGAAGCTCGACGCGTTCCTCGTCGCGGCCGATGCCGATCTCGCCGCGTGCCTGTGGCGGGATCTGCGGCCGATCGTGCTGCGCTACGAGGTGCTCAAGGAGCGTGCCGGCGCGCTGGACTTCCTCGATCTCCTGCTCGGGGTGCGTCGCCTGCTGGTCGAGCACGCGGAGGTGCGGCGCGAGCTCCAGACGCGCTTCACCCACGTCTTCGTCGACGAGCTGCAGGACAGCGATCCGGTGCAGATCGACGTGGTGCTGCTGCTCGCGTCGGACGATCCGACGATCGCCGATCCCACCAAGGTGCGCCCGGTGCCGGGCAAGCTCTTCCTGGTCGGCGATCCCAAGCAGAGCATCTATCGGTTCCGCCGCGCCGACATCGCGAGCTATCGGCTGCTCCGAGCGCAGCTCGAGCGCGCGGGCGTGCCGGTGCTGCACCTCTCGACGAGCTTTCGCTCGCTGCCCGGAATCCAGCGGGTGATCAACGCCGCGTTCGAGCCCGCGATGCAGAGCGCGCCCGCGGGCGTGCAGGCCGAGCACGTCGCGCTCACCGAGTGGCGCGCGCCCGAAGAGAAGCGGCCCAGCGTGATCGCGCTCGGCATCCCGCGCCCCTACGACAAGACCGAGAAGATCACGAAGGGCGCGATCGAAGCGTCGACGCCCGACGCGGTCGCGGCGTTCGTCGCGTGGCTGGTGCGCGAGAGCGGATGGACGGTGATCGATCCGGTCACGAGCGAGCCCACGAGGGTCGCGCCGCGCCACGTGTGTCTGCTCTTCCGGCGTCAGGTCGGGTGGAACGACAGCGACGTGGTGCGCCCGTATCTGCGCGGGCTCGAGGCGCGACGCGTGCCGCACGTGTGGGTCGGCGGGCGATCGTTCCACGAGCGCGAGGAGATCATCGGCCTGCGCGCGATCGCGTCGGCGATCGAGTACCCCGACGACGCGCTCGCAGTGTATGCCGCGCTGCGCGGCCCCTTCCTCGCGCTGACCGATGCGGAGCTCTTGCTCTATCGCGATCGCGTCGGGCCGCTGCACCCGATGTCGAAGGTCGCGCTCGACTCGGTGGAGACCGCGCTGCGCCCGGTCGCCGAGGCGCTGCACCTGCTGCGTGATCTGCACCTCGGTCGGAATCGACATCCGATCGCCGACACCTTCGCGCGCTTCTTCGATGCGACGCGCGCGCATGCGGCGCTCGCCCTCGCGCACGGCGGCGAGCAGGTGCTCGCGAGCGCGAGCCGCATCCTCGATCTCGCGCGACGTTTCGATGCGCGCGGCGCGCTCTCGTTCCGCGGTTTCGTCGAGCTGCTCGAGGACCAAGCGGAGCGCGGCGAGGGCGCGGGCGGCGGCGAGAGCCCGAGCGGCGAAGAGGGCCAAGAGGGCGTGCGCGTGATGACGGTGCACAAGGCCAAGGGCCTCGAGTTCCCCGTCGTCGTGCTCTGCGATCCCACCGCGTCGACCGGCAGCTACGCGGATCGCTGGATCGATCCCAGCAAGGGCGAGGCGTTCTTCAAGCTCGCGGGGCTCACGCCGATCGAGCTGCGCGAGCGCGACGAGGCGGTGGTCGCCGCGAACGAGGCCGAGATCGTGCGCGTGACCTACGTCGCGGCGACCCGCGCTCGCGACCTCCTGGTGATCCCCGCGTGCGGCGATGCGCCGTTCGACGAGGGCTGGCTCGCGGTGATGAACCGCGCGATCTACCCGCCCCAGAGCGACTGGCGGAAGGGCGACGGGCGCGCGCCGGGGTGCCCGGCGTTCGGCGACGAGTCGGTGGTGTCGCGCTCGTTCGACGCCGAGAGCGCGGGCACGCAGTCGGTGAAGCCGGGGCTGCATCGATCGGTCGGCGTGGTGTGGTGGGATCCGCGCACCCTGCCGCTCGACGAGGAGCCCGCCGACGGACTGCGCAGCGACGACGTGCTGCG is a window encoding:
- a CDS encoding PD-(D/E)XK nuclease family protein: MDRRLIESESAASRVASAAAWLGARRASPVWIVGARREPVDVLVRRVAYEQGAALAWDRTTLDALAGRIAARALARRGLTPVAGTAVEALCARLLHRMRAREPARLGRYAAIADRPGLPRALASTLEELAHADLAPEVVRAHAPDLAAIYAAYRDELPALGLADRATVLEHATATLREGRAVDADRAVLLLDVRVRSRLEADLVAALIARAPSALVTIPRGDERTRALLCERIDLAIESATHEVEVAPALRALQARIFEDAREAVANDEAVEILSAPGESRECVEIGRRVLTAAREGTRFDRMAVLLRAPERYGVHLAEAFRRAGIPASFSRGARRPDPTGRALLALLACAAEGLSARAFGEYLSLGVVPDAEGGAPPGAKGARARFVPADEELAATEDEGDDESGLAPIDEDAYDESAPVRVGTLRAPRRWEQLIVEAAVIGGRDRWARRIEGAIAGARRARADLEDPDDVEGRRHARRIADLEALRDFALPLIDALATLPARATWAAWIDALSALATRALRDPRRVLAVLASLAPMGDVGPVDLAEVRTVLTPRLREEPARVASEESVGQVLVCTIEEARGRELDVVFVPGLAEKLFPAKVVEDPLLLDATREAISDALITRRERGAEERLALRIALGAASKRVVASIPRIDVERARPRVPSFYALEIARAIEGRLPSYEELGRRAEIAGAARLGWPAPDHPELAIDAAEHDLSVLGALVDLPPKARIGRAAYLVAASPIVARALRARWARWDKKRWRPQDGMVEPEEGVRAILAEHRLDRRAYSATALESFAMCPYKFYLRTIIRLEPREVPEPLEMLDPAQRGTLVHAAQFRLLVRLREEGALPLVPASLEHALVVLDEELDRVARTTAEELAPAIPKVWEDTLAAVRQDLREWLHRMSEDPSWVPSRFELAFGIPAGDERDAASLHDPVPLSIGMRLRGAIDLVEEREGSLRATDHKTGSAWTKPGQRVMGGEKLQPILYALALEAIFPERTVWGGRLYYCTDKGRYTEVEVPLDDDSRAAITKVTTTIDQHVRDGFLPPAPSEKACSFCDYAVICGPHERRRTMRKEGDRLVGIDSLRRMP
- a CDS encoding UvrD-helicase domain-containing protein yields the protein MTSLPADHEARARIANDHATSLLVEAAAGTGKTTALVTRLVSMLRTGACELRGVVAMTFTDKAAGEMTLRLRAALEEARAEANDETERARAERALEQLETARVGTIHGFCADLLRERPVEAGVDPSFSVLADDESDALVQRAIGDELGTALATPGEGIRRLLRRTSREQETARERLRDAVRTLIEHRDHPTPWRRDPFDRDAAIDTILIDFAELAALAPKATTPSDWCAKSLLLFQRFMGDVEVRERTLPRDHDGLEAALVDVARKKEWGWKGAGKFFAPGVLRADVLAKRDALKAKLDAFLVAADADLAACLWRDLRPIVLRYEVLKERAGALDFLDLLLGVRRLLVEHAEVRRELQTRFTHVFVDELQDSDPVQIDVVLLLASDDPTIADPTKVRPVPGKLFLVGDPKQSIYRFRRADIASYRLLRAQLERAGVPVLHLSTSFRSLPGIQRVINAAFEPAMQSAPAGVQAEHVALTEWRAPEEKRPSVIALGIPRPYDKTEKITKGAIEASTPDAVAAFVAWLVRESGWTVIDPVTSEPTRVAPRHVCLLFRRQVGWNDSDVVRPYLRGLEARRVPHVWVGGRSFHEREEIIGLRAIASAIEYPDDALAVYAALRGPFLALTDAELLLYRDRVGPLHPMSKVALDSVETALRPVAEALHLLRDLHLGRNRHPIADTFARFFDATRAHAALALAHGGEQVLASASRILDLARRFDARGALSFRGFVELLEDQAERGEGAGGGESPSGEEGQEGVRVMTVHKAKGLEFPVVVLCDPTASTGSYADRWIDPSKGEAFFKLAGLTPIELRERDEAVVAANEAEIVRVTYVAATRARDLLVIPACGDAPFDEGWLAVMNRAIYPPQSDWRKGDGRAPGCPAFGDESVVSRSFDAESAGTQSVKPGLHRSVGVVWWDPRTLPLDEEPADGLRSDDVLRATGGVDDGMRAHRAWLDARATAIEDGAIPTILASTVSQLARTPRGEDEAPHLERVMCAVSTRPTGRRIDALFRSALALLQAGDGDDVIAAMVRARARAIGADADEEGAVVDALRALVRHPWIASARPAARAVPIVAPDERGVIVEGTIDLVREDAGTLMVVRIVMSEGDPSEAQRAEATILADALRGTTKRTVRAALLVV